The Pyricularia oryzae 70-15 chromosome 5, whole genome shotgun sequence genome includes a region encoding these proteins:
- a CDS encoding xyloglucanase, with translation MRLNRALYLVAAASTAVQAALTWKNVKFGGGGGFTPGIVFHPTAKGVAYARTDIGGLYRLNPDDSWTPVTDTLATHAGWNRWGVDAVAVDAKDPKKVYAAVGLYTNSWDSSNGAIIRSSDKGATWSISTLPFKVGGNMPGRGMGERLAVDPNNPKVLFFGARSGNGLWKSADGGVTFTKVTSFTAVGTYVADPSDASGYNSDIQGLAWVTFDSTSPKLSNGATSRIFVGTADKTTSVYVSNDGGGTWSAVSGQPTGFLPHKCKLQPTEKALYISYSDGSGPFDGTTGGVYRYDLKTSTWKNITPVSGADLTYGFGGIGVDMKNPGTIVVASLNSWWPDAQIFRSRDSGATWSRLWEWTSYPDMNQYYSINTDKAPWIESGHLSRDSKRLGWMIEALEIDPVDPDHWLYGTGLSIFGGHDLTKWDTVHNISIHSLADGVEETAVLEMASAPGGSELLAAIGDITGFTYKTAADLKTSPKKQWLDPSWVTTSGVDYAGNKPSVVARVGQTEGSPMLALSSDGGDNWSAHPGADNTTQGGVIALSADAATILWASANRGVLRSQDQGSFSAVTGLGGLTGTMAVSADRRKAGVFYIGSSGSGALLVSSDAGATFARAGGSLGSASGIRYIAAHPRIEGTVFVSTNAGVYKSSDFGATFQAVPGLTDTQHIGLGMGTGNSWTLYAFGNGPAGQRLYASGKDGAGPWTDIQGDRQGFGNMANCRIAGSGNVPGAVYVGTNGRGVFMAKS, from the exons ATGCGTTTGAACCGGGCTCTTTACCTCGTCGCTGCGGCATCCACTGCCGTCCAGGCTGCTCTCACCTGGAAGAACGTCAAATTcggcggcggaggcggctTCACACCTGGCATCGTCTTTCACCCGACGGCAAAGGGCGTTGCGTACGCACGAACCGACATCGGGGGTCTTTACAGACTCAACCCCGATGATTCTTGGACGCCAGTGACGGACACCCTCGCAACCCATGCTGGATG GAACCGCTGGGGTGTCGATGCAGTGGCCGTGGATGCCAAAGACCCCAAAAAGGTATATGCAGCCGTTGGACTCTATACCAACAGTTGGGATTCGAGCAACGGTGCAATCATCCGTAGTTCCGATAAGGGTGCAACATGGTCGATCAGCACCTTGCCCTTCAAAGTCGGCGGCAACATGCCCGGTCGCGGAATGGGTGAGAGACTAGCTGTCGACCCGAACAACCCCAAAGTCCTGTTTTTCGGAGCTCGGAGTGGCAACGGACTTTGGAAGAGCGCCGACGGCGGAGTGACCTTTACCAAGGTCACCTCATTCACGGCGGTTGGTACTTATGTGGCTGACCCCAGTGATGCAAGCGGATACAACAG TGACATCCAAGGTCTGGCTTGGGTGACTTTTGACAGCACGTCTCCCAAACTGTCGAATGGCGCAACATCGAGAATTTTTGTTGGCACAGCCGACAAAACCACTTCTGTCTACGTGTCTAACGACGGCGGAGGCACCTGGAGTGCAGTGTCCGGCCAGCCAACAGGATTCTTGCCGCACAAGTGTAAGCTTCAGCCCACCGAGAAGGCACTTTACATCTCGTACAGTGACGGAAGCGGTCCGTTTGACGGAACCACTGGAGGAGTTTACCGCTACGACCTCAAAACCTCTACATGGAAGAACATTACACCTGTCTCGGGTGCAGACTTGACTTATGGCTTTGGTGGAATCGGCGTGGATATGAAGAACCCAGGAACCATTGTGGTGGCATCACTGAACTCTTGGTGGCCGGATGCACAGATTTTCCGGTCAAGAGACTCGGGGGCTACATGGTCGAGACTTTGGGAGTGGACGAGCTATCCCGACATGAACCAGTACTACTCGATCAACACAGACAAGGCGCCCTGGATAGAGTCTGGCCATCTTTCGAGGGATTCGAAGCGCCTTGGTTGGATGATCGAGGCCCTTGAAATCGACCCTGTCGATCCTGACCATTGGCTTTACG GAACTGGCCTCTCGATCTTTGGGGGACATGACTTGACCAAATGGGACACGGTTCATAACATATCGATTCACTCTTTGGCCGATGGTGTCGAAGAAACTGCAGTTCTGGAGATGGCTTCAGCGCCCGGTGGCTCCGAGCTACTGGCCGCAATTGGAGACATTACTGGATTCACATACAAGACTGCGGCGGACCTCAAGACGTCCCCGAAGAAGCAGTGGCTGGACCCGAGCTGGGTGACAACATCAGGAGTCGACTACGCCGGGAACAAGCCTTCTGTTGTTGCGCGCGTTGGACAGACTGAAGGGTCGCCCATGCTCGCATTGTCATCCGATGGTGGCGACAACTGGAGTGCTCATCCAGGCGCTGACAACACAACTCAAGGCGGAGTGATTGCTCTCTCTGCTGATGCCGCGACCATCCTATGGGCATCTGCGAATCGCGGGGTACTTCGTTCTCAGGACCAGGGGTCGTTCTCTGCCGTCACGGGGCTCGGAGGCCTGACAGGAACAATGGCTGTCTCGGCCGACAGGCGCAAGGCGGGTGTATTCTACATTGGATCTTCTGGGTCTGGAGCTCTCTTGGTGTCGTCAGACGCTGGGGCTACATTTGCACGTGCTGGAGGTTCGCTCGGTTCGGCATCGGGAATACGCTACATTGCCGCACACCCTCGTATTGAGGGCACGGTCTTTGTGTCGACCAACGCGGGCGTCTACAAGAGCTCTGACTTTGGTGCAACCTTCCAAGCCGTGCCGGGCTTGACAGATACTCAACACATTGGCCTTGGGATGGGGACCGGCAACTCTTGGACGCTGTATGCCTTTGGCAATGGCCCGGCAGGCCAGAGGCTGTATGCTAGCGGCAAAGATGGCGCTGGGCCTTGGACTGATATCCAGGGCGATCGCCAAGGTTTCGGTAACATGGCAAACTGTCGCATTGCGGGTAGTGGCAACGTTCCTGGCGCGGTGTACGTTGGAACCAACGGCCGCGGTGTCTTTATGGCCAAAAGCTGA